The following are from one region of the Pectobacterium actinidiae genome:
- a CDS encoding amino acid ABC transporter permease — MTYQLNFSALLPFWPELLAGLWVTIELTVMATLGGIAIGICGAALRSGKPTLLSRLWGIYVELIRNTPFVVQLFFIVFGLPSLGWKLTAGQAALLAMLINLGAYSTEIIRAGIQVTPKGQWEAARVLGLTRMQTFLRVILPPALQRIYPALVSQCIIVMLGSSVVSQVSYEELTFAANLIQSRTFLSFEVYLATTLCYLMLSVLMRQLLLLAGRRFLGNQS, encoded by the coding sequence ATGACCTATCAGCTTAATTTTTCCGCGCTGTTGCCGTTCTGGCCTGAGCTGTTGGCGGGGTTGTGGGTCACCATTGAGCTGACGGTCATGGCAACCCTTGGCGGCATTGCCATCGGCATCTGTGGTGCGGCCTTGCGCAGCGGCAAGCCTACCCTGCTGAGTCGGCTGTGGGGAATCTACGTCGAGCTGATCCGCAATACGCCGTTCGTGGTGCAGCTGTTCTTCATCGTCTTTGGTTTACCGAGTCTGGGCTGGAAGCTCACTGCCGGGCAGGCCGCGCTATTGGCAATGCTGATAAACCTCGGTGCGTACAGTACCGAGATAATCCGCGCGGGGATTCAGGTGACGCCAAAAGGCCAGTGGGAAGCCGCCCGTGTGCTGGGGTTGACGCGGATGCAGACTTTCCTGCGTGTGATTCTGCCGCCCGCGCTCCAGCGGATTTATCCGGCGCTGGTTAGCCAGTGCATCATCGTCATGCTGGGATCGTCGGTGGTGTCGCAGGTTTCTTACGAGGAACTGACTTTTGCCGCCAACCTGATTCAGTCTCGTACATTTTTGAGCTTTGAAGTGTATCTGGCAACCACACTGTGTTACCTGATGCTGTCTGTTCTGATGCGACAACTCTTACTGCTGGCGGGTCGGCGTTTTCTGGGGAATCAGTCATGA
- a CDS encoding transporter substrate-binding domain-containing protein produces MKKGLLAVMGAAMLLVQAGSAMADQLQDIEKRGVLRVAVPQDFPPFGSVGTDLQPQGYDIDIARYLAKEMKLKLQLVPVTSANRVPYLQTNKVDLVISSLGKNAEREKVIDFSRAYAPFFLGVFGPKDSTLTSSDALEGKSIGVTRGAVEDMVLTDIAPKAAQIKRYEDNNTTLSAYLSGQVEYVATGNLVVAAIAEQNPTKAPVAKFMLKDSPCYIGLKKDEPALKAKVDALIEQALKDNTLNGLSEKWLKAPLPASIKA; encoded by the coding sequence ATCAAAAAAGGGTTACTGGCGGTGATGGGCGCGGCAATGTTACTGGTTCAGGCCGGTAGCGCGATGGCCGATCAGTTGCAGGATATCGAGAAGCGCGGTGTGTTGCGTGTCGCCGTCCCGCAGGATTTCCCGCCGTTTGGATCGGTAGGGACGGATCTGCAACCGCAGGGCTATGACATCGATATCGCCCGTTATCTGGCGAAAGAGATGAAACTAAAGTTGCAGCTGGTTCCGGTAACCAGTGCTAACCGCGTACCGTATCTGCAAACCAACAAAGTTGATCTGGTGATCTCCAGTCTGGGTAAAAATGCCGAGCGTGAAAAAGTGATCGATTTCAGCCGCGCCTATGCGCCGTTTTTCCTCGGCGTATTTGGGCCGAAAGACAGCACGCTGACATCATCAGACGCGCTGGAAGGCAAGAGCATCGGCGTCACGCGCGGTGCAGTAGAAGACATGGTGCTGACGGATATCGCGCCGAAGGCCGCACAGATTAAGCGCTACGAGGATAACAACACCACGCTGTCGGCGTACCTGTCCGGGCAGGTGGAATATGTTGCAACGGGTAACCTGGTGGTAGCCGCTATCGCCGAACAGAATCCGACGAAAGCACCAGTAGCGAAGTTTATGCTGAAAGATTCGCCGTGCTATATCGGGCTGAAAAAAGATGAGCCCGCGCTGAAAGCGAAAGTCGATGCGTTGATTGAGCAAGCGCTGAAAGACAACACGCTCAATGGCCTGTCGGAAAAATGGCTGAAAGCGCCGCTGCCAGCCAGCATCAAAGCGTAA
- a CDS encoding AtzE family amidohydrolase, whose protein sequence is MSLYARSASSPLSIRQIQQGLQAGTFSAKELAQQALGAIEQANPTINAYTHVTSERMLAEAERIDTCRQRGETLPALAGVPYAVKNLFDVSGETTLAGAELFSQRPPAAQDAFAIRQLANQGALLSGMLNMDAYAYGFTTENSHYGPTRNPLDTQRIAGGSSGGSAAAVGAGLVNFTLGSDTNGSIRVPSSLCGIFGLKPTFGRLSRHGSHPFVASLDHIGPLARSADDLARVFDALQGHDEHDRFQARREMQHTASQLEAGSDGLRYAVLDGYFSTWASEEAKTAVSQIAQLLGAQDSLTLTDAALARSAAFILSASEGGNQYLPALRSQPERFEPLSRERLLAGAMIPAAWYVQAQRFRHYFRQQTLALFEHTDLLIAPATPCSATLIGQETMHINDTDLPVRASMGMLTQPISFVGLPVVTVPMATASGLPIGVQIIAAPWREDLCLRTAWALEQQGITYTL, encoded by the coding sequence ATGAGTTTATACGCCAGGAGCGCGTCCTCACCGTTATCTATCCGGCAGATTCAGCAAGGTTTGCAGGCTGGCACATTCTCCGCCAAGGAGCTTGCACAGCAGGCGCTGGGCGCAATTGAGCAAGCCAACCCCACCATTAATGCCTACACCCATGTCACCAGCGAACGCATGCTGGCAGAGGCTGAACGTATCGACACGTGCCGTCAACGCGGGGAAACCTTGCCCGCGTTAGCTGGCGTGCCTTACGCCGTCAAGAACCTGTTTGACGTCAGCGGAGAAACCACGTTGGCAGGTGCCGAGCTTTTCAGCCAGCGACCACCTGCGGCACAGGACGCTTTTGCCATCCGTCAGCTTGCTAATCAGGGCGCGCTGCTGTCCGGTATGTTGAATATGGACGCCTATGCCTACGGCTTTACCACCGAAAACAGCCATTACGGCCCCACGCGTAACCCACTCGACACACAGCGCATCGCCGGAGGGTCATCCGGGGGATCGGCGGCGGCGGTAGGAGCAGGCTTGGTTAACTTCACGCTGGGTAGCGATACCAATGGCTCGATCCGCGTGCCATCGTCGTTATGCGGCATTTTCGGGCTGAAGCCGACGTTTGGTCGTTTATCACGCCACGGCAGCCACCCGTTTGTCGCCAGCCTCGACCATATCGGCCCGCTGGCGCGTAGTGCAGACGATCTGGCACGGGTGTTCGACGCCTTACAAGGTCATGATGAACATGATCGTTTTCAGGCCAGGCGGGAAATGCAACATACCGCTTCACAGTTGGAAGCTGGCAGCGACGGATTACGCTACGCGGTGCTTGATGGCTACTTCTCCACATGGGCCAGCGAAGAGGCAAAAACCGCCGTTTCCCAGATCGCACAATTGCTGGGCGCACAAGACAGCCTGACGTTAACCGATGCCGCTCTGGCACGTAGCGCCGCCTTTATTCTGTCGGCCAGCGAAGGAGGCAACCAGTATTTGCCAGCCTTACGTTCACAACCTGAGCGCTTCGAGCCCCTGTCACGCGAGCGATTGCTGGCTGGCGCCATGATCCCCGCCGCTTGGTATGTGCAGGCTCAGCGCTTCCGTCATTATTTCCGTCAACAGACACTGGCGCTGTTTGAGCACACCGACCTGCTGATCGCCCCGGCGACGCCCTGCTCCGCCACGCTCATCGGGCAGGAAACCATGCACATTAATGATACCGATCTGCCCGTCCGCGCCAGTATGGGCATGCTGACGCAGCCGATCTCTTTTGTCGGGCTGCCCGTTGTGACGGTACCGATGGCGACCGCGAGCGGCCTGCCGATAGGCGTGCAGATTATTGCCGCACCGTGGCGCGAGGATCTTTGCCTGCGGACGGCATGGGCGCTGGAGCAGCAGGGCATCACCTATACCTTATGA
- the hpxK gene encoding allantoate amidohydrolase yields MSEILMLPAVAQAAAEQIMSRCHALADISETPGQLTRVYLSLEHLRANAQVGEWMREAGMNVWQDSVGNICGRYEGLTPDAPALLLGSHLDTVRNAGRYDGMLGVLTAIEVVRAFHQQGRRLPVALEIIGFGDEEGTRFGITLLGSRGLTGTWPESWLDCQDAEGISVAQALTIAGLDPLEVALAARPVSDITAYLELHIEQGPCLEQQDLALGVVTAINGARRLNCTFLGLAGHAGTVPMTQRQDALAAAADWMAQAERVTRESDPHLVATFGTLQCLPGAANVIPGEVKMTLDIRGPEDAPLDALLQKLLTLGQAIAHQRGCQFSAEEYYRIAATRCDPALQSVLNEAVTQVQGKTLMLPSGAGHDAIAIAERWPVAMLFVRCRGGISHHPDESVTTADVALALAAFYQAVLYHASAQATATLITT; encoded by the coding sequence ATGAGTGAAATTCTGATGTTGCCCGCTGTCGCACAAGCCGCTGCTGAGCAGATTATGTCACGCTGTCATGCGCTGGCCGACATTAGCGAAACGCCCGGCCAGTTGACTCGCGTTTATCTGTCGCTGGAGCACCTGCGTGCCAATGCGCAGGTGGGAGAATGGATGCGCGAAGCGGGCATGAACGTCTGGCAGGATAGCGTTGGCAATATTTGTGGCCGCTATGAAGGCTTAACACCGGATGCGCCAGCGCTGCTGCTCGGTTCGCATCTGGATACGGTGCGCAATGCCGGACGATATGACGGCATGCTGGGCGTATTGACGGCGATTGAAGTGGTGCGCGCATTTCATCAGCAGGGGAGGCGTTTGCCCGTAGCGCTGGAAATTATCGGCTTCGGCGATGAGGAAGGGACGCGTTTTGGTATTACGCTGCTGGGCAGTCGAGGGCTAACGGGCACCTGGCCGGAGAGCTGGCTGGATTGTCAGGATGCTGAGGGCATCAGTGTGGCACAGGCGTTGACCATTGCGGGGTTGGATCCGCTTGAGGTGGCGCTGGCGGCGCGTCCGGTCAGTGACATCACCGCCTATCTGGAATTGCATATCGAACAAGGGCCGTGTTTGGAACAGCAAGATCTGGCGCTGGGCGTGGTCACTGCAATCAACGGTGCGCGGCGACTCAATTGCACGTTCCTCGGACTGGCAGGGCATGCGGGTACGGTGCCGATGACGCAGCGACAGGATGCGCTGGCGGCGGCGGCGGACTGGATGGCGCAGGCTGAGCGGGTAACGCGAGAAAGCGATCCTCATCTGGTCGCGACGTTTGGCACGTTGCAGTGTTTACCGGGTGCGGCTAACGTCATCCCCGGTGAAGTGAAGATGACGCTGGATATTCGTGGACCGGAAGATGCACCGCTGGATGCATTGCTACAAAAACTCCTGACACTGGGACAGGCTATTGCGCACCAGCGCGGCTGCCAGTTCAGCGCCGAAGAGTATTACCGTATTGCGGCAACCCGCTGCGATCCCGCGTTGCAGTCGGTACTCAACGAGGCGGTGACGCAGGTACAGGGGAAAACCCTAATGCTGCCAAGCGGCGCGGGGCACGACGCCATCGCTATCGCCGAACGCTGGCCTGTAGCGATGTTATTCGTTCGTTGTCGCGGCGGTATCAGCCACCATCCTGACGAATCCGTGACCACCGCGGATGTCGCGCTGGCGCTAGCGGCGTTCTATCAGGCGGTGCTCTATCACGCCTCTGCACAAGCGACAGCCACATTAATTACAACGTAA
- the hpxX gene encoding oxalurate catabolism protein HpxX produces the protein MTTHSIDSDTLAAYLQHMETLLTLQLNQERRQELLVQFSRIHAMAQPLMEFPLDEHQEIAGVYTL, from the coding sequence ATGACGACGCACTCTATCGATAGCGACACACTGGCCGCTTATCTTCAGCACATGGAAACGCTGCTGACGCTGCAACTGAATCAGGAGCGGCGTCAGGAGCTGTTGGTACAATTCAGCCGCATTCACGCTATGGCGCAGCCGTTAATGGAATTCCCTCTTGATGAACATCAGGAAATTGCCGGGGTGTATACATTATGA
- a CDS encoding MurR/RpiR family transcriptional regulator: MMQIDERLRDRYGELSPQEQRVADFIFDHFDDLISYNSAELARLSGVSKATVSRLFKRLGYPSYRDMRDELRTLRQSGMPLADNRDAVQGNTLLARHYKQEMANLTQWISQIDPVQFGAVIQALMQAQRLCLVGLRNSYPVALHLRQQLLQIRQQVTLLTQPGQTLSEELVDLTAQDVVIVVAFRRRPRLIQPLLAQLQKRGVPVLLLCEPQASTLMSLATWSLYVPLDSVSAFDSYSSAMSLVNVISNALLHEMLRDGRQRIHQIVDLYGELDELEQR; this comes from the coding sequence ATGATGCAAATAGATGAACGATTACGGGATCGCTACGGCGAGCTTTCACCACAGGAACAGCGCGTCGCGGATTTCATCTTCGATCACTTTGACGATTTAATTAGCTACAACAGCGCCGAGCTGGCGCGGCTGAGCGGTGTTTCCAAAGCGACGGTTAGCCGGTTGTTCAAACGGCTGGGCTACCCCAGCTACCGCGATATGCGTGATGAACTCAGAACGTTGCGCCAGAGCGGGATGCCGTTGGCGGATAACCGGGATGCCGTGCAGGGGAATACGCTACTGGCGCGGCATTACAAGCAGGAAATGGCGAACCTGACGCAGTGGATAAGCCAGATTGACCCCGTGCAATTTGGCGCGGTGATTCAGGCGCTGATGCAGGCGCAGCGCCTGTGTCTGGTTGGGTTGCGTAATAGCTATCCGGTGGCGCTGCACCTGCGGCAACAGTTGCTCCAGATTCGCCAGCAGGTTACGTTGCTGACGCAGCCAGGGCAGACGCTATCCGAAGAATTAGTGGATCTCACTGCGCAGGATGTCGTGATTGTGGTGGCTTTTCGCCGCCGCCCGCGCCTGATTCAGCCGCTATTGGCGCAGTTGCAAAAGCGCGGTGTGCCTGTGCTTTTGCTGTGTGAACCTCAGGCCAGTACGCTAATGTCGCTGGCAACCTGGTCGCTGTACGTCCCGTTGGACAGCGTCTCGGCGTTTGATAGCTATTCCTCCGCCATGAGTTTGGTGAATGTGATCAGTAACGCGCTATTACATGAAATGCTGCGTGACGGACGCCAGCGCATCCACCAGATCGTGGATCTTTATGGTGAGTTGGATGAGCTTGAGCAACGCTAA
- a CDS encoding gamma-glutamyltransferase family protein, with product MMQSNTAPLGMAVAPHHLASASALAVLREGGNAIEAMVAAAATIAVVYPHMNGIGGDGFWLIVPPHGEPIAIDASGAAGSLACREYYQGESRIPHRGPKSALTVAGTVGGWQEALTFSQEMGGTPMPLARLLSDAIRYAADGIPVTQSQEDALTQRYHELSDSPAFSQLFMPQGNIPRAGSRFTQPDLADTLTTLSLEGLDSFYRGSVAARLAAQMAQLGMPLTADDLANYRAKRTTPLVLKHSKGDIYNLAPPTQGLVSLAILGLTDHLDMEDLNDSQTIHRIVESTKLAFGLRDRFITDPKLMTQDVQALLESDALGVLARQVDTRKAAAWGEGKGPGDTVWMGVCDSSGLCVSFIQSIYHEFGSGVVLPGTGVLWQNRGASFSLDPAHLLALEPGKQPFHTLNPAAARLSDGRTMVYGSMGGDGQPQTQAAIFIRHIQQGLPLQQAITAPRWLLGRTWGQASDTLKIEDRFKPATVDALRQLGHDVELLGSFSETVGHAGAIVRHTNGMLEGAFDPRSNGSAAGF from the coding sequence ATGATGCAAAGCAACACCGCCCCGCTGGGTATGGCGGTAGCACCTCATCATTTAGCCAGTGCCAGCGCGTTGGCCGTTCTGCGTGAAGGTGGGAACGCCATTGAAGCCATGGTCGCGGCGGCAGCAACGATCGCCGTGGTGTATCCACATATGAATGGGATCGGCGGCGACGGCTTCTGGCTGATTGTTCCCCCACACGGCGAACCCATCGCCATTGACGCCAGCGGGGCAGCGGGGTCGCTGGCCTGCCGTGAATATTATCAAGGCGAAAGCCGTATTCCACACCGTGGCCCCAAATCCGCATTGACCGTCGCGGGCACCGTTGGTGGCTGGCAGGAAGCACTGACGTTCTCACAAGAAATGGGCGGTACACCGATGCCGCTGGCTCGTCTGTTATCTGACGCGATTCGCTATGCGGCGGACGGTATTCCCGTCACACAATCGCAGGAAGATGCGCTCACCCAGCGCTACCACGAACTGAGCGATTCTCCGGCCTTTAGCCAGCTGTTTATGCCACAGGGGAATATTCCGCGTGCGGGCAGCCGTTTCACACAGCCGGATTTAGCCGATACCCTGACAACACTGAGCCTTGAAGGGCTGGACAGTTTTTATCGCGGTTCCGTCGCTGCCCGTCTCGCGGCACAGATGGCGCAGCTCGGTATGCCGCTGACGGCGGACGATCTGGCAAATTACCGCGCCAAACGAACAACGCCGCTGGTGCTAAAACACAGTAAAGGCGATATCTATAACCTCGCGCCGCCGACACAGGGTCTGGTATCACTCGCCATTCTCGGCCTGACCGATCATTTAGACATGGAAGATCTGAACGATAGCCAGACGATCCACCGCATTGTCGAATCGACCAAACTGGCGTTTGGCCTGCGTGACCGCTTTATTACCGATCCCAAACTGATGACGCAGGACGTTCAGGCGCTGCTGGAAAGCGATGCGCTCGGCGTGCTGGCGCGCCAGGTCGATACCCGCAAAGCCGCAGCGTGGGGCGAAGGCAAAGGCCCCGGTGACACCGTCTGGATGGGCGTATGCGACAGCAGCGGCCTGTGTGTGTCTTTCATTCAAAGTATTTACCACGAGTTTGGCAGCGGCGTGGTCTTGCCGGGAACGGGCGTCCTCTGGCAGAACCGCGGAGCCTCTTTCAGTCTCGATCCAGCACATTTGCTGGCATTAGAGCCTGGTAAACAGCCGTTTCACACCTTAAACCCCGCCGCCGCACGTTTATCGGACGGGCGGACAATGGTCTACGGCTCGATGGGCGGAGACGGACAACCGCAGACGCAGGCGGCCATTTTCATCCGTCATATCCAGCAAGGGCTACCGCTGCAACAGGCGATTACCGCCCCGCGCTGGCTGCTGGGCCGTACCTGGGGACAGGCTTCCGATACGCTGAAAATCGAAGATCGCTTTAAACCCGCGACCGTCGATGCCCTGCGTCAGTTAGGTCACGACGTCGAGCTGTTGGGGAGCTTTAGTGAAACGGTCGGCCATGCGGGTGCCATCGTACGTCACACCAACGGCATGCTGGAAGGTGCCTTCGATCCACGCAGCAACGGCAGCGCGGCGGGCTTCTAA
- a CDS encoding amidohydrolase encodes MSTLKISLLQQPLVWRDGEANLSHFDTLLAEMTGRDVIVLPEMFTTGFAMEAARGSLDQSVVEAWLHQWARKTNALIGGSVAVNTPKGAVNRFLLVDPHGEVYHYDKRHLFRMADEHHHYQAGTERVILEWRGWRICPMICYDLRFPVWSRNRQDYDLALYVANWPAPRATHWQTLLAARAIENQAYVAGCNRVGTDGNGHSYRGDSLIINAQGEILASAAPNQSACLDAELSLEALQSYRESFPAWRDADRFTL; translated from the coding sequence ATGTCGACTTTAAAGATTTCATTGCTGCAACAACCACTGGTCTGGCGTGATGGGGAGGCCAATCTCAGCCACTTCGACACCTTATTGGCGGAGATGACAGGGCGTGATGTCATCGTACTGCCGGAAATGTTCACTACCGGCTTCGCGATGGAAGCCGCCAGAGGCAGTCTGGATCAGTCAGTCGTAGAAGCGTGGCTGCACCAGTGGGCGCGGAAAACCAATGCGCTGATCGGCGGCAGCGTCGCCGTGAACACGCCAAAAGGCGCGGTGAACCGTTTCCTGTTGGTCGATCCACACGGCGAGGTGTATCACTACGATAAACGCCACCTGTTTCGCATGGCGGATGAACACCACCACTATCAGGCGGGAACAGAGCGAGTCATCCTTGAATGGCGCGGCTGGCGCATCTGCCCGATGATCTGCTACGACCTGCGTTTCCCCGTATGGTCGCGCAACAGACAGGATTACGATCTGGCGCTGTATGTCGCTAACTGGCCTGCGCCTCGCGCGACACACTGGCAGACGCTGCTGGCAGCACGCGCCATTGAGAATCAGGCCTACGTTGCAGGCTGTAACCGCGTCGGCACCGACGGCAACGGCCACAGCTACCGTGGCGATAGCCTGATTATTAATGCTCAAGGGGAAATTCTGGCCTCTGCCGCCCCCAACCAGTCCGCCTGTCTGGACGCCGAGCTGTCGCTGGAAGCGCTGCAAAGCTACCGGGAGTCCTTCCCCGCCTGGCGCGATGCCGACCGCTTTACGTTGTAA
- a CDS encoding amino acid ABC transporter ATP-binding protein, producing the protein MPLITINQVQKYYGQNHVLKGVDLDIEMGEVISIIGRSGSGKSTLLRCMNGLEGYQDGSIKLGGMTVTDRDSQAREISRSVGMVFQNFNLFPHMTALENVMLAPRRVLGKSPAECRELGEQMLNKVGLGERLHYYPANLSGGQQQRVAIARALAMNPKVLLCDEITSALDPELVGEVLKVLEQLAAEGMTLILVTHEMNFAREVGDRVVFMHQGTVWEQGDSKTLFANPQTPELKQFIASVRGLSEA; encoded by the coding sequence ATGCCGCTCATCACCATTAATCAGGTTCAAAAATATTACGGCCAGAACCATGTCCTGAAAGGTGTGGATTTGGATATCGAAATGGGTGAGGTCATTTCGATTATCGGACGCAGCGGCTCTGGCAAGAGCACGCTACTGCGCTGTATGAATGGCCTGGAAGGCTATCAGGACGGCAGCATCAAACTGGGCGGCATGACCGTCACCGACAGGGATTCGCAGGCGCGCGAAATCAGCCGTTCGGTTGGAATGGTGTTCCAGAACTTCAATCTGTTCCCGCATATGACGGCGCTGGAAAACGTGATGCTGGCACCGCGCCGCGTGCTGGGAAAAAGCCCGGCGGAGTGTCGTGAGCTGGGTGAACAGATGCTTAACAAAGTAGGGCTAGGCGAGCGTCTTCACTACTATCCCGCCAATCTGTCGGGGGGGCAGCAGCAGCGCGTCGCGATTGCCCGCGCATTGGCGATGAACCCAAAAGTCCTGCTGTGTGACGAAATTACCTCGGCACTCGATCCTGAATTGGTCGGTGAAGTGCTGAAGGTGTTGGAACAGCTGGCCGCCGAAGGCATGACGCTGATTCTGGTGACGCATGAAATGAATTTTGCCCGTGAAGTGGGTGACCGGGTGGTATTTATGCATCAGGGCACCGTCTGGGAGCAGGGCGACAGCAAAACGCTGTTTGCTAACCCGCAAACGCCGGAATTGAAACAGTTTATCGCCTCGGTCCGAGGACTGTCAGAAGCGTAG
- the hpxZ gene encoding oxalurate catabolism protein HpxZ, producing MLPDDINQPDVLADVTAAFYRYEKALTSNDVAVLDELFWHDEKTVRYGAGENLYGIEEIRAFRLARPSAGLDRTLRNTVITAYGHDMAVASTEFTREGSTKIGRQMQTWIKMPEGWRIVAAHVSLMSE from the coding sequence ATGTTGCCTGACGATATCAATCAGCCGGATGTGCTGGCAGACGTGACCGCCGCGTTCTATCGCTATGAGAAAGCCTTAACGAGTAATGACGTTGCGGTGCTGGATGAGCTGTTCTGGCACGATGAAAAAACGGTGCGCTATGGTGCGGGAGAAAATCTGTACGGAATCGAGGAAATCCGCGCCTTTCGCCTCGCTCGCCCCTCTGCCGGTCTGGACAGAACTCTGCGTAATACGGTCATCACCGCTTATGGTCATGATATGGCCGTCGCCAGCACGGAATTTACCCGCGAAGGCAGTACGAAGATCGGTCGCCAAATGCAAACCTGGATAAAAATGCCGGAAGGCTGGCGTATTGTCGCCGCCCACGTCAGCCTGATGAGTGAGTAG
- a CDS encoding amino acid ABC transporter permease: protein MTFTDWDIVRNLLLAARWTLLLSLTAFIGGAIVTFPLMLLRLTKRKWPTRFVHLYSELFQGTPLLMQLFLAFFGLALFGIDVSPWTAAALALTLFTSAFLVDIWCGSVEALPKGQWEASRCLGLDFGQTLYRVIAPQAMRIAIAPTVGFSVQVIKGTALASIIGFIELTKAGTMLNNVTYQPFKVFGLVALGYFLMCYPLSYYSRYLEKKFNAAHHH, encoded by the coding sequence ATGACATTTACCGACTGGGATATTGTTCGCAACCTGCTGCTGGCGGCACGTTGGACACTACTGCTGTCGCTGACGGCTTTCATCGGCGGCGCGATAGTGACCTTTCCGCTGATGCTGCTGCGGTTGACTAAACGCAAATGGCCGACGCGCTTTGTTCATTTGTATTCAGAACTGTTTCAGGGCACACCGCTGCTGATGCAGCTGTTTCTCGCCTTTTTCGGGCTGGCGCTGTTCGGGATTGATGTGAGCCCGTGGACGGCGGCGGCACTGGCGCTGACGTTGTTTACCAGCGCCTTTCTGGTGGATATCTGGTGCGGCAGCGTGGAAGCGTTGCCGAAAGGGCAGTGGGAAGCCTCTCGCTGTCTCGGACTGGATTTCGGCCAGACACTCTATCGGGTGATTGCACCGCAGGCGATGCGTATCGCCATCGCGCCTACCGTTGGGTTTTCCGTGCAGGTGATTAAAGGCACCGCACTGGCGTCGATCATCGGATTTATCGAACTGACCAAAGCGGGAACCATGTTGAATAACGTGACCTATCAGCCGTTTAAAGTGTTCGGATTGGTGGCGCTGGGCTATTTCCTGATGTGCTATCCGCTCTCTTACTACAGCCGCTATCTGGAGAAGAAATTCAATGCCGCTCATCACCATTAA
- a CDS encoding pyridoxal-phosphate-dependent aminotransferase family protein: MNSELYAQINPPHRLLMGPGPINADPRVLRAMASQLVGQYDPAMTNYMNQVMELYRQLFRTENRWTMLVDGTSRAGIEAILLSAIRPGDKVLVPVFGRFGHLLCEIARRCRADVHTIEVPWGEVFSPDQIEEAIKAVRPRLLLTVQGDTSTTMLQPLEELGEICRRHGVLFYTDATASFGGNPLETDKWGLDAVSAGLQKCLGGPSGSSPITLSPQMETVIRRRKCVEQGIRTDAHQDGDDEMIYSNYFDLGMVMDYWGPERLNHHTEATSMLFAARECARTILEEGLDRSIARHALHGNALVAGVQGMGLETFGNLKHKMNNVLGVVIPDGVHGEQVRKLLLEDFAIEIGTSFGPLQGKIWRIGTMGYNARKDCVMQTLTALEAVLNRLGFRTVQGEALQAAWNCYAANEGHA; encoded by the coding sequence ATGAACAGCGAACTGTACGCGCAAATTAATCCTCCTCATCGTTTATTGATGGGGCCGGGGCCGATCAACGCCGATCCGCGCGTATTACGGGCAATGGCCAGCCAGTTGGTCGGTCAGTATGACCCTGCGATGACCAACTACATGAATCAGGTCATGGAACTCTATCGCCAGCTTTTCCGCACGGAAAACCGCTGGACGATGCTGGTAGACGGCACTTCGCGAGCGGGGATTGAAGCGATTCTGCTGTCGGCGATCCGCCCCGGAGACAAGGTGCTGGTACCCGTGTTTGGTCGTTTTGGTCATCTGCTGTGCGAGATTGCCCGTCGCTGCCGTGCTGACGTTCATACCATCGAAGTACCGTGGGGCGAGGTGTTCTCACCAGACCAGATCGAAGAGGCGATCAAAGCGGTACGTCCGCGTTTACTGCTGACGGTACAGGGCGATACCTCGACCACCATGCTGCAACCGCTGGAGGAACTGGGCGAGATTTGCCGCCGTCACGGCGTACTGTTCTATACCGATGCCACCGCGTCTTTCGGCGGCAACCCGCTGGAGACGGATAAATGGGGGCTGGATGCCGTCTCTGCCGGATTGCAGAAGTGTTTGGGCGGCCCCTCTGGCAGCTCACCGATCACGCTCAGCCCGCAAATGGAAACGGTGATCCGTCGGCGCAAATGTGTCGAGCAGGGGATCCGAACGGACGCGCATCAGGACGGCGATGACGAGATGATCTATTCCAACTATTTCGATCTGGGCATGGTGATGGACTACTGGGGGCCGGAACGCCTGAACCATCACACGGAGGCAACGAGCATGCTGTTCGCCGCCCGCGAGTGTGCCCGAACGATCCTCGAGGAAGGGCTGGATCGCAGTATTGCTCGCCATGCGCTGCACGGCAATGCGCTGGTGGCGGGGGTTCAGGGAATGGGACTGGAAACCTTTGGCAATCTTAAACACAAAATGAATAACGTGCTGGGCGTGGTGATTCCTGACGGTGTTCACGGCGAACAGGTGCGTAAGCTGCTGCTGGAAGACTTCGCGATTGAGATTGGCACCTCGTTTGGCCCGCTTCAGGGCAAAATCTGGCGTATCGGCACGATGGGCTATAACGCGCGGAAAGACTGTGTGATGCAAACGCTGACGGCACTGGAGGCGGTACTGAATCGCCTTGGCTTCCGCACGGTACAAGGCGAAGCCTTGCAGGCTGCCTGGAATTGCTACGCGGCGAATGAGGGACATGCATGA